Proteins encoded by one window of Blastopirellula marina:
- a CDS encoding Lpg1974 family pore-forming outer membrane protein: MDRKFWAIMLPTFLLAVAGIAQAEEVSLTSYDDLLVRMENLEQQVNAQSTQMVNVPSCEACECDDECGHYYAAYELVLVTPYQSNNTAILAFNDPVIEHVGFDWGMKPSSRVELGYLGAKGAMGWRARYWQFDQSTSLDVDSSVALTQDEGSIIWASINDADTIIGLVDVDTAVMTHRIDLNVLDLELQTQATKNFLVSGGFRYAEIDQSYLAVADAGIAMGDIKFRGYGPTLAGEFSRPMIGRWDVFANGRGSMLFGQQQFRASSDAASEIMDIENTGTLSGAMEMQMGVKWTSRNERFFFKSALEAQYWANVGSPNPSAMFSTDSDEATSDDVLNENLGFLGFTIGGGIQY; the protein is encoded by the coding sequence ATGGATCGCAAGTTTTGGGCAATCATGTTGCCCACGTTTCTGCTGGCAGTAGCGGGAATTGCCCAGGCAGAAGAGGTGTCGCTCACCTCGTACGACGACCTGCTTGTTCGAATGGAAAACCTCGAACAACAGGTCAACGCTCAGTCGACGCAAATGGTTAACGTTCCGTCTTGTGAAGCGTGTGAATGCGACGACGAGTGCGGACATTACTACGCCGCGTACGAACTCGTGCTGGTGACGCCTTACCAGTCGAACAATACCGCTATCCTCGCGTTTAACGACCCCGTGATCGAACACGTCGGTTTCGACTGGGGCATGAAGCCCAGCAGTCGTGTTGAACTGGGCTACCTCGGTGCCAAGGGAGCGATGGGGTGGCGTGCTCGCTACTGGCAGTTCGACCAAAGCACGTCGTTAGACGTCGACAGCAGCGTCGCTCTGACGCAGGACGAAGGCTCGATTATCTGGGCCTCGATCAACGATGCCGATACGATCATTGGTTTGGTCGATGTCGACACGGCCGTCATGACCCATCGCATCGATTTGAACGTGCTCGACTTGGAACTGCAAACGCAAGCGACCAAGAACTTCCTGGTCAGTGGTGGTTTCCGCTACGCTGAGATCGACCAAAGCTACCTGGCGGTTGCCGACGCAGGGATCGCCATGGGGGACATCAAGTTCCGCGGATATGGTCCGACGCTGGCCGGCGAATTCAGTCGCCCGATGATTGGCAGATGGGACGTGTTTGCCAACGGACGCGGGTCGATGCTGTTCGGTCAGCAACAGTTCCGGGCCAGCTCGGATGCCGCATCTGAGATCATGGACATCGAGAACACTGGCACGCTCTCCGGTGCGATGGAGATGCAGATGGGTGTGAAGTGGACTTCGCGTAACGAGCGATTCTTCTTCAAGAGTGCCCTGGAGGCCCAATACTGGGCGAATGTCGGTAGCCCCAACCCGTCGGCCATGTTCTCTACCGACTCGGACGAAGCAACATCGGACGACGTGTTGAACGAGAATCTCGGCTTTCTCGGGTTCACGATCGGCGGCGGTATTCAGTACTAA
- a CDS encoding HTTM domain-containing protein, translating to MTSADRSAKPSASWLEFARVQLARSVDGASLAVFRICFGLIMVWHMLKYFQVNGGITEIERVFASPPLHFTYPGFDWVQPWPQPWLTVHFAVVGVAALLVALGLFYRTACATLFLGYTYIFLLEATLYNNHYYLISLLSFVLIFMPAARCWSLDNLIARRFHKQSVPPTESSGTIPFWPIFLLRFQLFLVYFYGGIAKLNGDWLTGEPLYAPGNMLYDFLNGTIGLPESLQPIHLCLFLAWGGLFYDLSVGFLLLWGRTRWIALAATALFHIHNHFIFPIGIFPAMALSSTLIFFAPDWPRQVWAWICRQHWNFARKTSSETARPAKRQPQLAMGITIALAAFVFWQATWPLRHFLIEGDANWTEEGQDFSWRMMLRAKAAGHLTCLIVDPAIHTTNAKGRPAINWEACPEGTPQAIHIAIDSHQFKWSHHPGLTITHEPIFGHRLIYNPGSIPTDRQEAIDVGRQKVQDQWNKTLGRTPSIEPAISLSEAVMMIRERFQQRADQLQLSAEVREIFLQQLAELEHENELHLQQAAGIEQRRVQLVNSLQRLYLSPLADMVRPVIQRIEPFVLQGAPASGQTLLVIIDPPLTAAESVDAQAQLLKLSGGEPYVVWTDFSRMRPGDYRRLPQQFVTFDDRQLHMVWNHFREIEPYQLDKAAVRPWMIHQYAQKVGHRWQAATGRRGEVRVESYVMMNYTVPQMLISPEVDLTSVPLHHFSHNAWILPRNHRRLGIANQPVSTNVRR from the coding sequence ATGACCTCCGCTGATCGTTCGGCCAAACCCTCTGCTAGCTGGCTCGAATTCGCCCGGGTTCAATTGGCCCGTTCGGTAGACGGGGCTTCGCTGGCCGTGTTCCGGATCTGCTTCGGGCTGATCATGGTCTGGCACATGCTGAAGTACTTCCAGGTCAACGGCGGCATCACCGAGATCGAGCGCGTCTTCGCCTCCCCTCCCCTGCACTTCACCTATCCTGGGTTTGACTGGGTGCAGCCGTGGCCTCAGCCGTGGCTGACGGTGCACTTCGCCGTGGTAGGTGTGGCCGCGCTATTGGTCGCGCTGGGGCTATTTTACCGCACCGCCTGTGCGACGCTGTTTCTGGGCTACACGTATATCTTTCTGCTCGAAGCAACGCTCTACAACAATCACTACTATCTGATCAGCCTGTTGAGCTTCGTGTTGATCTTCATGCCGGCGGCTCGCTGCTGGTCTCTGGATAACCTGATCGCACGCAGGTTCCACAAGCAATCGGTGCCCCCAACGGAAAGCAGCGGCACGATCCCCTTCTGGCCGATCTTCCTGCTGCGTTTTCAGCTCTTTCTGGTGTACTTTTACGGTGGGATCGCCAAGCTGAACGGCGACTGGCTCACCGGCGAACCCCTGTATGCACCTGGCAATATGCTGTACGACTTCCTGAACGGCACGATTGGTTTGCCTGAGAGTTTGCAGCCGATTCATCTGTGCCTGTTTTTGGCGTGGGGTGGTTTGTTTTACGACTTGAGCGTCGGCTTTTTGCTGCTGTGGGGAAGAACGCGCTGGATCGCCCTGGCCGCGACGGCCTTGTTCCACATCCACAATCACTTCATCTTCCCGATCGGTATCTTTCCGGCGATGGCCCTTTCGTCGACCCTCATCTTCTTCGCCCCAGACTGGCCGCGGCAAGTTTGGGCGTGGATCTGTCGGCAGCACTGGAACTTCGCCAGGAAAACTTCGTCAGAGACTGCCAGGCCCGCGAAGCGGCAGCCGCAACTGGCGATGGGCATCACGATCGCCCTGGCCGCTTTTGTTTTCTGGCAAGCGACCTGGCCGCTGCGGCATTTCCTGATCGAAGGGGACGCCAACTGGACCGAAGAAGGACAAGACTTTAGCTGGCGGATGATGCTCCGCGCGAAAGCGGCTGGTCACTTGACCTGCCTGATCGTCGATCCCGCGATTCACACCACCAACGCCAAAGGACGGCCGGCCATCAACTGGGAGGCCTGCCCCGAGGGGACGCCGCAAGCGATTCACATCGCGATTGACTCGCACCAGTTCAAGTGGAGCCATCACCCCGGCCTGACGATCACCCACGAACCGATTTTCGGCCATCGTTTGATCTACAACCCCGGCAGTATTCCTACCGATCGCCAGGAAGCCATCGACGTCGGTCGACAGAAGGTCCAGGATCAATGGAACAAAACGCTCGGCCGCACGCCGAGCATCGAGCCAGCCATCTCGCTGTCGGAAGCAGTGATGATGATTCGCGAGCGCTTCCAGCAGCGGGCCGATCAACTCCAGCTCTCGGCCGAAGTCCGCGAGATCTTTCTGCAGCAACTTGCCGAGCTGGAACACGAAAACGAACTCCATTTGCAACAAGCGGCCGGCATTGAACAGCGACGCGTGCAACTGGTCAATTCGCTACAGCGTCTGTACCTCTCGCCGCTGGCCGATATGGTTCGACCAGTGATTCAGCGGATCGAACCATTCGTCCTGCAAGGAGCCCCGGCTTCCGGTCAGACGTTGTTGGTGATCATCGATCCGCCGCTGACTGCGGCTGAGTCCGTTGATGCCCAGGCCCAGCTATTGAAGCTTTCCGGGGGAGAACCCTACGTCGTGTGGACCGACTTTTCGCGGATGCGTCCCGGCGACTATCGCCGCCTACCGCAACAATTCGTCACCTTCGACGACCGACAACTGCACATGGTGTGGAACCACTTTCGCGAGATCGAACCGTACCAATTGGACAAAGCGGCCGTCCGTCCTTGGATGATCCACCAATACGCCCAGAAGGTCGGCCACCGCTGGCAAGCCGCCACCGGCCGCCGCGGCGAGGTCCGCGTCGAAAGCTACGTGATGATGAACTACACGGTACCGCAAATGCTGATCTCCCCCGAGGTCGACCTCACGTCGGTTCCCCTGCACCACTTCAGCCACAACGCCTGGATCTTACCCCGCAACCACCGCCGCCTGGGCATCGCCAATCAGCCGGTGTCGACAAACGTACGCCGGTAG
- a CDS encoding DUF1559 domain-containing protein translates to MKKRAFTLVELLVVIAIIGVLIALLLPAVQQAREAARRMQCNNNLKQIGLGLHNFHDTFGQFPAGYGFNDQANAAAWRKAWGWGARILPFIEQSALHDQMGVTTQEFDGLLPGNNSSSWPAAGVALIRTPLDAYICPSDPGDDINTSVDFCHTGGPDTTKPAKSNYAGVLGHYTTNWNASATASIPNKHGMMDPQKGIRMADITDGTSNTLAVGERDSLHHAAYWVGTGNVNSEDSWSSPKAIGRTFGQKINQPLVGRFYLAFSSLHPGGANFLFADGSVHFLSETIDSREGLLTNGNPATWSSSYDSLDKSTVGVYQKLGLRDDGQPTGSY, encoded by the coding sequence ATGAAGAAGCGAGCTTTCACACTCGTCGAGCTGTTGGTGGTCATTGCCATTATTGGCGTGCTGATCGCCCTTTTGCTGCCTGCCGTCCAGCAGGCACGCGAAGCTGCCCGGCGGATGCAGTGCAACAACAATCTCAAGCAAATCGGCTTGGGGCTGCACAACTTTCACGACACATTCGGCCAGTTTCCGGCCGGTTACGGCTTCAACGATCAAGCCAACGCCGCCGCGTGGCGCAAGGCCTGGGGCTGGGGTGCACGGATCTTACCGTTCATCGAACAATCGGCCCTGCACGATCAGATGGGCGTGACGACCCAAGAGTTCGACGGGCTTCTGCCAGGCAACAATTCGTCGAGTTGGCCCGCCGCTGGCGTGGCTTTGATTCGTACTCCGCTGGATGCCTACATCTGCCCCAGCGATCCTGGCGACGATATCAACACCTCGGTCGACTTCTGCCACACCGGTGGCCCCGACACGACCAAGCCAGCCAAGAGCAACTATGCCGGCGTGCTGGGTCACTACACAACCAACTGGAACGCCTCGGCAACGGCGAGCATTCCCAACAAACACGGCATGATGGACCCACAAAAGGGGATCCGCATGGCCGACATCACCGACGGCACCAGCAACACGTTGGCCGTGGGGGAACGTGATTCGCTCCACCACGCGGCCTATTGGGTTGGTACCGGCAACGTGAACTCGGAAGATTCGTGGTCTTCCCCCAAGGCGATCGGCCGAACCTTCGGCCAGAAGATCAACCAGCCGCTGGTCGGTCGCTTTTACCTGGCGTTCTCCAGTCTGCACCCAGGCGGTGCGAACTTCCTGTTCGCTGACGGCAGCGTCCACTTCCTAAGCGAAACGATCGACTCGCGTGAAGGGCTTCTCACCAACGGCAATCCTGCGACATGGTCCAGCTCGTACGACTCGCTCGACAAGTCGACCGTCGGCGTCTATCAGAAACTGGGCCTGCGCGACGACGGCCAACCCACCGGTTCCTATTAA
- a CDS encoding DUF1559 domain-containing protein, with protein sequence MKKKQAFTLVELLVVIAIIGVLIALLLPAVQQAREAARKVQCRNNLKQSILAVHNYHDTFLAMPAYRRDNSFWGWAAQLLPFMEEDNLSEAVGVQNYTFPQAVDGTAGTAATNALGTVISGLRCPSTTAPETYEQDGVVYGVISYAASRGYGQAGYDQDAAANTGAINREGLKFSAVTDGLSNTFAIGEASARAGGWVPGPRGWAFWAGVPGNNYLERQNALSKCVSFPMNATAHWGFTSQHTEGAYFAYCDGSVQFISEHIEFDKNGVPNGWFGGNGVRDQIYSSASGMGVYQLLGIRDDGQTVSLP encoded by the coding sequence ATGAAGAAGAAGCAAGCATTCACTCTCGTAGAACTCCTTGTGGTCATCGCCATCATTGGCGTTTTGATCGCCCTGCTACTGCCGGCCGTACAACAGGCCCGCGAAGCTGCCCGCAAGGTGCAGTGCCGCAATAATCTCAAGCAAAGCATCTTGGCGGTTCACAACTACCACGACACCTTCCTGGCCATGCCAGCCTACCGTCGCGACAACTCCTTCTGGGGTTGGGCTGCTCAGTTGCTGCCGTTCATGGAAGAGGACAACCTGAGCGAAGCGGTCGGCGTTCAAAACTACACCTTCCCTCAAGCAGTCGACGGTACCGCCGGTACGGCTGCTACTAACGCCTTGGGCACGGTTATCTCGGGCCTGCGTTGTCCTTCGACCACCGCCCCTGAAACCTACGAACAAGACGGCGTCGTGTATGGCGTGATCAGCTACGCCGCGTCGCGTGGCTACGGTCAGGCCGGCTACGACCAAGACGCTGCCGCCAACACCGGTGCGATCAATCGGGAAGGTCTGAAGTTCTCGGCTGTGACCGATGGTCTTTCCAACACATTCGCCATCGGCGAAGCTTCGGCTCGAGCTGGCGGCTGGGTGCCTGGTCCTCGTGGTTGGGCTTTCTGGGCTGGTGTTCCTGGCAATAACTATCTCGAACGACAGAACGCCCTCTCGAAGTGCGTTTCGTTCCCGATGAATGCCACCGCACATTGGGGCTTCACCAGTCAACATACCGAAGGGGCTTACTTCGCCTACTGCGACGGTTCGGTGCAGTTCATTTCCGAACACATCGAATTCGACAAGAACGGCGTGCCAAACGGTTGGTTCGGCGGCAATGGTGTCCGCGACCAAATCTACAGCAGCGCCAGCGGGATGGGTGTTTATCAACTGCTAGGCATTCGCGACGACGGTCAAACGGTCTCGCTGCCGTAA